A single genomic interval of Hafnia alvei harbors:
- the kdgR gene encoding DNA-binding transcriptional regulator KdgR encodes MSTDIDKQPDSVSSVLKVFGILQALTEEREIGITELSQRVMMSKSTVYRFLQTMKSLGYVSQESESEKYSLTLKLFELGAHALQNVDLIRSADIEMRELSRLTRETIHLGALDEDGIVYIHKIDSMYNLRMYSRIGRRNPLHTTAIGKVLLAWRDRSEAEEIISQIEFKRSTDKTILTPEALLAALDAVKEQGFGEDIEEQEEGLRCIAVPVFDRFGVVIAGLSISFPTIRFSEDAKHEYVKMLHTAARNISEQLGYHHYPF; translated from the coding sequence ATGTCAACAGATATAGATAAACAACCCGATTCGGTCTCTTCTGTACTTAAAGTGTTTGGGATTTTACAAGCGCTCACCGAGGAGCGCGAAATAGGCATCACTGAGCTGTCACAGCGCGTCATGATGTCGAAAAGCACCGTTTACCGTTTTCTGCAAACCATGAAGTCTCTTGGCTATGTTTCGCAGGAGAGTGAATCAGAGAAATATTCGCTGACGCTTAAACTGTTCGAACTGGGCGCGCATGCTTTGCAAAATGTTGATTTGATCCGCAGCGCCGATATTGAAATGCGCGAGCTTTCGCGCTTGACGCGTGAAACTATTCACCTGGGCGCTTTGGATGAAGATGGGATCGTCTACATTCATAAAATTGACTCAATGTATAACCTGCGTATGTATTCGCGTATTGGTCGTCGCAATCCGCTGCACACGACCGCCATTGGTAAAGTGTTGCTGGCTTGGCGCGATCGTAGCGAAGCAGAAGAAATCATCAGCCAGATTGAGTTCAAGCGTAGCACCGATAAAACGATCCTTACCCCTGAAGCGTTGCTGGCGGCGCTAGACGCGGTGAAAGAGCAAGGCTTTGGTGAAGATATCGAAGAACAGGAAGAAGGGCTGCGCTGTATCGCTGTGCCTGTTTTTGATCGCTTTGGCGTGGTGATTGCGGGGCTGAGTATTTCGTTCCCAACGATCCGTTTCTCCGAAGATGCTAAACACGAATACGTTAAAATGCTGCATACCGCAGCGCGTAATATTTCTGAGCAGCTGGGTTATCACCACTATCCGTTCTAA